The Delphinus delphis chromosome 10, mDelDel1.2, whole genome shotgun sequence genome includes a region encoding these proteins:
- the NELFE gene encoding negative elongation factor E isoform X1, protein MLVIPPGLSEEEEALQKKFNKLKKKKKALLALKKQSSSSTASQGGVKRSLSEQPVVDTATATEQAKQLVKSGAISAIKAETKNSGFKRSRTLEGKLKDPEKGPVPTFQPFQRSISADDDLQESSRRPQRKSLYESFVSSSDRLRELGPDGEEAERPGAGDAPARSFDWGYEERGSARSSGSPPRSRSRDRSRERNRDRDRERDRDRERDRERDRERDRDRDRDRDRDRDRDRDRDRDREGPFRRSDSFPERRAPRKGNTLYVYGEDMTPTLLRGAFSPFGNIIDLSMDPPRNSTGPKWSPYSSKSALPENSPCWTLPLASLSGAPWLSRIALRVATGTRGPRLSTVMTSIRKTLWTASREWNWIPCASSGPALVSVKH, encoded by the exons ATGTTGGTGATACCCCCCGGACTGAGCGAGGAGGAGGAGGCTCTGCAGAAGAAATTCAACAAACTCAAGAAAAAG AAAAAGGCATTGCTGGCTCTGAAGAAGcaaagcagcagcagcacagCCAGCCAAGGCGGCGTCAAACGCT CACTGTCAGAGCAGCCTGTGGTGGACACAGCCACGGCAACAGAGCAGGCGAAGCAGCTGGTGAAGTCAGGAGCCATCAGTGCCATCAAGGCTGAGACCAAGAACTCAGGCTTCAAACGTTCCCGGACCCTAGAGGGGAAGTTAAAG GACCCTGAGAAGGGGCCAGTCCCCACTTTCCAGCCGTTCCAGAGGAGCATATCTGCCGATGATGACCTGCAGGAG TCGTCTAGACGTCCACAGAGGAAATCTCTGTATGAGAG CTTTGTGTCTTCCAGCGATCGGCTTCGGGAACTGGGGCCAGATGGAGAAGAGGCGGAGCGCCCGGGGGCTGGTGATGCCCCCGCTCGAAGCTTCGACTGGGGCTATGAAGAACGTGGTAGTGCCCGCTCCTCAGGCTCCCCTCCCCGAAGCCGCAGCCGGGACCGCAGCCGCGAGCGGAACCGGGACCGAGACCGGGAACGGGATCGAGACCGAGAGCGAGACCGAGAGCGGGACCGCGAGCGAGACAGAGACCGCGATCGAGACCGGGACCGGGACCGAGACCGGGACCGGGACCGGGACCGGGACCGAGAGGGCCCTTTCCGCA GGTCGGACTCATTCCCTGAACGCCGGGCCCCTCGGAAGGGGAACACTCTCTATGTGTATGGAGAAGACATGACGCCCACCCTACTCCGTGGGGCCTTCTCTCCCTTTGGAAACATCATTGACCTCTCCATGGACCCACCCAGAAA CTCAACGGGACCCAAGTGGAGTCCGTACAGCTCAAAGTCAGCATTGCCCGAAAACAGCCCATGCTGGACGCTGCCACTGGCAAGTCTGTCTGGGGCTCCCTGG CTGTCCAGAATAGCCCTAAGGGTTGCCACCGGGACAAGAGGACCCAGATTGTCTACAGTGATGACGTCTATAAGGAAAACCTTGTGGACGGCTTCTAGGGAGTGGAACTGGATTCCGTGTGCCTCATCTGGCCCAGCGCTGGTCTCAGTAAAACACTGA
- the CFB gene encoding complement factor B, producing the protein MGSKCSPQLCLVPLILGLLSGGVSMTPLPEAGPQSPCSLEGIEIKGGSFRLLKAGQSLEYLCPSGFYPYPVQIRTCRSTGSWSTLQTQDKKIVKRAECKAIRCPRPQDFENGEYWPRAPYYNLSDEISFHCYDGYNLRGSANRTCQATGRWDGETAICDDGAGYCLNPGIPIGTRKVGSQYRLEDTVTYYCSRGLTLRGSKQRTCQEGGSWSGTEPSCHDSFMYDTPAEVAEAFLSSLTETIEGVDAEDGHSPGEQQKRKIILDPSGSMNIYLVLDGSDSIGSHNFTGAKRCLSNFIEKVASYGVRPKYGLVTYATDPKVLIRVSDPKSSDADWVTEQLNQINYQDHKLRAGTNTKKALLEVYNMMSREVNKLPEAWNRTRHVILLMTDGLHNMGGDPVSVIHDIRDLLDIGRNRKKPREDYLDIYVFGVGPLVDQDSINALASKKDKEQHVFKLKDIDNLEDVFIQMLDETRTLGLCGMVWEHKKGTDYHKQPWQAKISVTRPLKGHESCMGAVVSEYFVLTAAHCFTVDDEKHSIKVSMGGKKQEWEIEEVLFHPNYDLNAKKAKGIPEFYDYDVALIKLKKKLQYSETIRPICLPCTEGSNQALRLPHSTTCQQQMQELLPAKDIKALFVSELSKDHKKTLIRKEVYIKNGEKKTGCERDALHAIGYDKVKDVSEVVTPRFLCTGGVAPYADPNTCKGDSGGPLFIHKKSRFIQVGVISWGVVDVCKGQQQVPAYARDFHINLYQVLPWLKEKLQDEDLGFL; encoded by the exons ATGGGGAGCAAATGCAGCCCCCAACTCTGCCTGGTACCCTTGATCCTGGGCCTCTTGTCTGGAG GTGTGAGCATGACGCCATTGCCTGAGGCTGGgccccagagcccctgctctctgGAGGGAATAGAGATCAAAGGTGGCTCCTTCCGGCTTCTCAAGGCGGGCCAGTCACTGGAGTACTTGTGTCCTTCTGGCTTCTACCCATACCCTGTGCAGATTCGTACCTGCAGATCCACGGGATCCTGGAGCACCCTGCAGACCCAAGACAAAAAGATTGTCAAGAGGGCCGAATGCAAAG CAATTCGCTGTCCCAGACCGCAGGACTTTGAGAACGGGGAGTACTGGCCCCGGGCCCCCTACTACAATTTGAGTGACGAGATCTCTTTCCACTGCTATGATGGTTACAATCTCCGGGGCTCTGCCAATCGCACCTGCCAAGCGACGGGCCGGTGGGACGGGGAAACGGCCATCTGCGACGATGGAG CGGGGTACTGCCTGAACCCGGGCATCCCCATTGGCACAAGGAAGGTGGGCAGCCAGTACCGCCTTGAAGACACTGTCACCTACTACTGCAGCCGGGGGCTCACCCTACGTGGCTCCAAGCAGCGAACATGTCAGGAAGGTGGCTCTTGGAGTGGAACGGAGCCTTCTTGCCACG ACTCCTTTATGTACGATACCCCTGCAGAGGTGGCCGAAGCCTTCCTGTCTTCCCTGACAGAGACCATAGAAGGAGTTGATGCTGAGGATGGGCACAGCCCAG GGGAACAACAGAagaggaagattatcctggaccCCTCAGGCTCCATGAACATCTACCTGGTGCTGGATGGATCAGACAGCATTGGGTCCCACAACTTCACAGGGGCCAAGAGGTGTCTCAGCAACTTCATTGAGAAG GTGGCAAGTTATGGGGTGAGGCCAAAATATGGTCTAGTGACATATGCCACAGACCCCAAAGTTTTGATCAGAGTGTCTGACCCAAAGAGCAGCGATGCAGACTGGGTTACAGAGCAGCTCAACCAAATCAACTACCAAG ACCACAAGTTGAGGGCAGGGACTAACACCAAGAAGGCTCTCCTGgaagtatacaacatgatgagCAGGGAAGTGAACAAACTCCCTGAAGCCTGGAACCGCACCCGCCACGTCATCCTCCTCATGACTGATG GCTTGCACAACATGGGTGGGGATCCAGTCTCTGTCATTCACGATATCCGGGACTTGCTGGACATTGGTAGAAATCGCAAAAAGCCCAGGGAGGATTATCTGG ACATCTATGTGTTTGGGGTTGGGCCTCTGGTGGACCAAGACAGCATCAATGCTTTGGCTTCCAAGAAGGATAAGGAGCAACACGTGTTCAAACTCAAGGACATAGATAACCTGGAGGATGTTTTCATACAAATGCTTG ATGAAACCCGGACTCTGGGTCTTTGCGGCATGGTTTGGGAGCACAAGAAAGGTACTGACTATCACAAGCAACCATGGCAGGCCAAGATCTCAGTCACT CGTCCTTTGAAGGGACATGAGAGCTGTATGGGTGCTGTGGTGTCTGAGTACTTTGTGCTGACAGCGGCACACTGTTTCACTGTGGATGACGAGAAACACTCAATCAAGGTCAGCATGG GAGGGAAGAAGCAGGAGTGGGAGATAGAAGAAGTCCTATTTCACCCAAACTACGACCTCAATGCGAAAAAAGCAAAAGGTATTCCTGAATTTTATGACTATGACGTGGCCCTCATCAAGCTCAAGAAGAAGCTCCAGTACAGTGAGACCATCAG GCCCATTTGTCTCCCCTGCACTGAGGGATCGAATCAAGCTTTGAGGCTTCCACATTCAACCACGTGCCAGCAACAGA TGCAAGAGCTGCTCCCGGCAAAGGATATCAAAGCTCTGTTTGTGTCCGAGCTGTCTAAGGATCATAAGAAGACACTGATTCGGAAGGAGGTCTACATCAAGAATGGGGAAAAG AAAACTGGCTGTGAGAGGGATGCTCTACATGCCATAGGCTATGACAAAGTCAAGGACGTCTCTGAAGTAGTCACCCCCAGGTTCCTTTGCACCGGAGGGGTGGCTCCCTATGCTGACCCCAACACTTGCAAAG GTGATTCTGGTGGTCCCCTGTTTATTCACAAGAAGAGTCGCTTCATTCAA GTTGGTGTGATCAGCTGGGGCGTTGTGGACGTCTGCAAGGGGCAGCAACAGGTACCTGCTTACGCCCGAGACTTTCACATCAACCTCTACCAAGTGCTGCCCTGGCTCAAGGAAAAACTCCAAGATGAGGATCTGGGTTTTCTATAA
- the NELFE gene encoding negative elongation factor E isoform X2, protein MLVIPPGLSEEEEALQKKFNKLKKKKKALLALKKQSSSSTASQGGVKRSLSEQPVVDTATATEQAKQLVKSGAISAIKAETKNSGFKRSRTLEGKLKDPEKGPVPTFQPFQRSISADDDLQESSRRPQRKSLYESFVSSSDRLRELGPDGEEAERPGAGDAPARSFDWGYEERGSARSSGSPPRSRSRDRSRERNRDRDRERDRDRERDRERDRERDRDRDRDRDRDRDRDRDRDRDREGPFRRSDSFPERRAPRKGNTLYVYGEDMTPTLLRGAFSPFGNIIDLSMDPPRNCAFVTYEKMESADQAVAELNGTQVESVQLKVSIARKQPMLDAATGKSVWGSLAVQNSPKGCHRDKRTQIVYSDDVYKENLVDGF, encoded by the exons ATGTTGGTGATACCCCCCGGACTGAGCGAGGAGGAGGAGGCTCTGCAGAAGAAATTCAACAAACTCAAGAAAAAG AAAAAGGCATTGCTGGCTCTGAAGAAGcaaagcagcagcagcacagCCAGCCAAGGCGGCGTCAAACGCT CACTGTCAGAGCAGCCTGTGGTGGACACAGCCACGGCAACAGAGCAGGCGAAGCAGCTGGTGAAGTCAGGAGCCATCAGTGCCATCAAGGCTGAGACCAAGAACTCAGGCTTCAAACGTTCCCGGACCCTAGAGGGGAAGTTAAAG GACCCTGAGAAGGGGCCAGTCCCCACTTTCCAGCCGTTCCAGAGGAGCATATCTGCCGATGATGACCTGCAGGAG TCGTCTAGACGTCCACAGAGGAAATCTCTGTATGAGAG CTTTGTGTCTTCCAGCGATCGGCTTCGGGAACTGGGGCCAGATGGAGAAGAGGCGGAGCGCCCGGGGGCTGGTGATGCCCCCGCTCGAAGCTTCGACTGGGGCTATGAAGAACGTGGTAGTGCCCGCTCCTCAGGCTCCCCTCCCCGAAGCCGCAGCCGGGACCGCAGCCGCGAGCGGAACCGGGACCGAGACCGGGAACGGGATCGAGACCGAGAGCGAGACCGAGAGCGGGACCGCGAGCGAGACAGAGACCGCGATCGAGACCGGGACCGGGACCGAGACCGGGACCGGGACCGGGACCGGGACCGAGAGGGCCCTTTCCGCA GGTCGGACTCATTCCCTGAACGCCGGGCCCCTCGGAAGGGGAACACTCTCTATGTGTATGGAGAAGACATGACGCCCACCCTACTCCGTGGGGCCTTCTCTCCCTTTGGAAACATCATTGACCTCTCCATGGACCCACCCAGAAA CTGTGCCTTCGTCACCTATGAAAAGATGGAGTCAGCAGATCAGGCCGTTGCTGAG CTCAACGGGACCCAAGTGGAGTCCGTACAGCTCAAAGTCAGCATTGCCCGAAAACAGCCCATGCTGGACGCTGCCACTGGCAAGTCTGTCTGGGGCTCCCTGG CTGTCCAGAATAGCCCTAAGGGTTGCCACCGGGACAAGAGGACCCAGATTGTCTACAGTGATGACGTCTATAAGGAAAACCTTGTGGACGGCTTCTAG